A single genomic interval of Arthrobacter globiformis harbors:
- a CDS encoding nucleoside deaminase produces the protein MAPADPQHLEWMGLALEEARRALATEDVPIGAVVIGPDGTVLGAGRNEREALGDPTAHAEVVAIREAAARLRERAALGGGRGDGWRLEDCTLVVTLEPCAMCAGAIVLARIHRVVFGAWDEKAGAAGSVFDILRERRLNHWVEVYAGVQEEECGMLLREFFAAHRTGS, from the coding sequence ATGGCGCCGGCAGATCCGCAACACCTGGAATGGATGGGCCTTGCCCTCGAAGAAGCCCGGCGGGCCCTGGCTACCGAGGATGTGCCCATCGGCGCCGTCGTGATCGGTCCGGACGGAACTGTTTTGGGCGCCGGACGCAACGAGCGCGAGGCCCTCGGGGACCCCACCGCGCACGCCGAGGTGGTGGCCATCCGCGAGGCCGCAGCACGGCTGCGGGAACGCGCGGCTCTCGGCGGCGGCCGTGGCGACGGGTGGCGGCTGGAGGACTGCACGCTGGTGGTGACCCTGGAACCGTGCGCCATGTGTGCCGGCGCGATCGTTCTGGCCCGGATCCACCGCGTGGTGTTCGGGGCCTGGGATGAGAAGGCGGGGGCGGCGGGCTCCGTGTTCGACATTCTGCGCGAGCGCCGCCTAAACCATTGGGTAGAGGTTTACGCCGGTGTGCAGGAGGAGGAATGCGGCATGCTGCTGCGGGAGTTCTTTGCGGCGCACCGCACCGGAAGTTAA
- a CDS encoding phosphatase PAP2 family protein produces the protein MKSLTERYGRWLGPYAALWITLIIGGFLVVTLTLLSAEVYNSVVDQDGVSGLDKPALQLAKEYRSPELDSAVTAFTNIGGGIGMPILASILVAWLIYVSRSWRPLILVGGAAAVSVTATSVGKTLLGRTRPDHLDAVPPFEFSPSFPSGHTLNTTVVISIVVYLVCLQFRKTSARTWVIISGAAFIIAMGLSRVFLGHHWLTDVMAAWLIGAAWVAVVILAHRLFHVIRRRENAGPAPTFEHPAHLKDNKADRADRLQGTPDAGDGAGNRGGEPSPG, from the coding sequence ATGAAGTCCCTGACTGAGCGGTACGGCAGGTGGCTCGGGCCCTACGCCGCCCTGTGGATCACCCTCATCATCGGCGGCTTCCTGGTGGTCACCCTGACGCTTCTCAGCGCGGAGGTATACAACAGCGTCGTGGACCAAGACGGCGTCTCGGGTCTGGACAAACCCGCCCTCCAGCTGGCCAAGGAGTACCGGAGCCCCGAACTCGATTCGGCCGTTACGGCCTTCACGAACATCGGCGGCGGCATCGGCATGCCCATCCTGGCGAGCATCCTCGTGGCCTGGCTGATCTATGTCAGCCGCAGCTGGCGGCCGCTCATTCTGGTGGGCGGCGCGGCGGCAGTCTCCGTGACCGCCACCAGCGTAGGCAAGACGCTTCTTGGCCGCACCCGTCCCGACCATCTCGACGCCGTTCCGCCGTTCGAGTTCTCGCCGTCGTTCCCCAGCGGGCACACGCTGAACACCACCGTGGTGATCAGCATCGTGGTGTACCTGGTATGCCTGCAGTTCCGGAAGACCTCGGCACGGACGTGGGTGATCATCTCGGGTGCGGCGTTCATCATCGCCATGGGACTGAGCCGGGTGTTCCTCGGCCACCACTGGCTGACGGACGTGATGGCGGCCTGGTTGATCGGGGCGGCCTGGGTTGCCGTGGTGATCCTGGCCCACCGGCTGTTCCATGTCATCCGCCGGCGGGAGAATGCGGGCCCCGCGCCCACGTTCGAGCACCCGGCCCATCTGAAGGACAACAAAGCCGACAGGGCGGACCGCCTGCAGGGGACTCCCGATGCCGGGGACGGCGCCGGAAACCGGGGTGGGGAGCCAAGCCCCGGATGA
- the upp gene encoding uracil phosphoribosyltransferase — protein sequence MRTLVVDHPLVAHKLTVLRDKNTPSPVFRELTEELVTLLAYEATRDVRTQPVTIETPVATTVGTAFTKPTPLVVPILRAGLGMLGGMTKLVPTAEVGFLGMARDEETLDIITYAERLPDDLSGRQIFVLDPMLATGGTLREAINFLFKRGAADVTCICLLAAPEGLAKLEEELKDANVTIVLASIDEKLNEKAYIVPGLGDAGDRLYGIAG from the coding sequence ATGCGAACACTCGTCGTGGACCATCCGCTGGTCGCCCACAAGCTCACCGTCCTGCGGGATAAGAACACCCCCTCGCCGGTCTTCCGCGAGCTCACCGAGGAGCTGGTCACCCTCCTGGCCTACGAGGCCACACGCGACGTCCGCACCCAGCCGGTCACCATCGAAACCCCGGTCGCCACCACCGTCGGCACCGCGTTCACCAAGCCCACCCCGCTGGTGGTTCCCATCCTGCGCGCCGGGCTGGGCATGCTCGGGGGCATGACCAAGCTGGTCCCCACGGCCGAAGTGGGTTTCCTGGGCATGGCCCGCGACGAGGAAACCCTGGACATCATCACCTACGCGGAGCGCCTGCCGGATGACCTTTCCGGCCGCCAGATCTTCGTGCTGGACCCCATGCTCGCCACCGGCGGAACGCTGCGTGAGGCCATCAATTTCCTGTTCAAGCGCGGCGCCGCCGACGTCACCTGCATCTGCCTGCTGGCCGCTCCGGAGGGCCTGGCCAAGCTGGAGGAGGAACTCAAGGACGCCAACGTCACCATCGTCCTCGCCTCCATCGACGAGAAGCTGAACGAGAAGGCCTACATCGTGCCGGGCCTGGGCGACGCCGGCGACCGGCTCTACGGCATCGCCGGGTAG
- a CDS encoding VOC family protein — protein sequence MDWKLELVFVPVSDVDRAKDFYVNKVGFNADYDERPMDGLRFVQLTPPGSGCSIAIGEGLNDAPPGTAPSLQLVVSDINAAHDQLKTNGVDVSDVDIQDWGHFVYFADPDGNKWAVQYLPNRPNG from the coding sequence ATGGACTGGAAACTTGAACTCGTCTTCGTACCCGTGTCCGATGTGGACCGCGCCAAGGACTTCTACGTCAACAAGGTCGGTTTCAACGCCGACTACGACGAGCGGCCCATGGACGGGCTCCGCTTCGTCCAGCTGACCCCGCCGGGTTCGGGCTGCTCGATCGCGATTGGCGAGGGCTTGAATGATGCTCCGCCGGGCACGGCGCCCAGCCTTCAGCTGGTGGTCAGCGACATCAACGCCGCCCATGACCAGCTCAAAACGAACGGCGTGGACGTCAGCGACGTGGACATCCAGGACTGGGGCCACTTCGTCTACTTCGCCGACCCCGACGGCAACAAGTGGGCGGTGCAGTACCTCCCAAACCGGCCGAACGGCTGA
- a CDS encoding HAD-IA family hydrolase, which produces MSLPAESATITLTARAVLFDMDGTLVDSTAIVERVWTEFAGRYGLDIAEILRTSHGVRALDTVRRFAPEGADVHALAAELGQMELTETDGIVAVPGALQLLESLPADAVALVTSASLDLATVRMAAAGVEMPAAIVTSENVSRGKPHPEGYLLGASLLGADPSEAVVFEDAPAGIAAGVAAGIRTVAVGPNTGVLPDGVLHIPDYTAVTASVETGQDGRPAVFLRL; this is translated from the coding sequence ATGAGCCTTCCTGCCGAATCCGCCACCATCACGCTGACAGCCCGCGCCGTCCTGTTCGATATGGACGGCACCTTGGTAGATTCCACCGCCATCGTGGAGCGCGTGTGGACCGAGTTCGCCGGACGCTACGGCCTTGATATCGCGGAAATCCTCCGCACCTCCCACGGAGTGCGGGCGCTGGATACTGTCCGCCGCTTCGCTCCGGAGGGGGCTGACGTCCATGCCCTGGCCGCCGAATTGGGACAGATGGAACTGACCGAGACCGACGGCATCGTCGCCGTGCCGGGTGCGCTGCAGCTGCTCGAGTCACTGCCCGCCGATGCCGTGGCCCTGGTGACGTCGGCGTCCCTAGACCTCGCCACCGTCCGGATGGCGGCGGCAGGGGTGGAGATGCCGGCAGCGATTGTCACGTCCGAAAACGTGTCCCGCGGCAAGCCGCACCCCGAGGGCTACCTGCTCGGCGCGTCCCTGCTGGGGGCCGACCCCTCGGAGGCAGTGGTTTTCGAGGACGCTCCTGCAGGCATCGCCGCAGGAGTCGCAGCCGGCATCCGGACCGTCGCGGTGGGCCCGAACACCGGCGTCCTTCCCGACGGCGTGCTGCACATTCCGGACTACACCGCCGTTACCGCCTCGGTGGAAACCGGCCAGGACGGACGCCCGGCGGTCTTCCTGCGGCTGTAG
- a CDS encoding sensor histidine kinase, producing the protein MANLSGAIRTQRRSWLKPDTWHLRTRLVLVAMALLVAICGAIGLFSYASMDSYLTQQLDKQLSDAAHRSSEFGRPPQGNPGTKPDPLGARGQRVGTVTARIEDGIVISAGFIATDATVASLSAADDQVLLALRRDGVPVERTLSSGTYRLVAAQAPYGDVIVTGLPLAEKQNTLTSLVWTITIVSLGGLVLIGLAGTVLIRRTMKPLKQLSEVATQVSRLPLDAGEVALAVRVPPSNAHPGTEVGSVGHALNQMLDNVSNALEARQESEMKVRQFVADASHELRTPLTAIRGYTELMRMTEKFTPDGQRSLARVQSQSERMTALVEDLLLLARLDEGQPPKLSDVDLTQLVIETVSDEKVMAPDRAWHLDLPEEPVSVRGDASQLHQVLVNLLSNARKHTPPGTTVTTSVIRSADGSAVIMVTDDGAGIPPEFVDKVFARFARADASRATPAQAPLAPASATAKGSSTGGAGAQTALRAAASQGESGVAPAEGTSGLGLSIVQSIAEAHGGTVEVMSRPGRTEFAVRLPMQGAAPSS; encoded by the coding sequence GTGGCAAACCTTTCGGGTGCAATCCGTACCCAGCGCCGAAGCTGGCTGAAGCCGGACACCTGGCACCTCCGCACGCGCCTGGTCCTCGTTGCCATGGCGCTTTTGGTGGCCATTTGCGGCGCGATCGGCCTGTTCAGCTACGCCTCGATGGACTCCTATTTGACCCAGCAGCTGGACAAGCAGCTCTCGGATGCGGCGCACCGCTCCAGCGAGTTCGGCCGGCCACCGCAGGGCAATCCTGGCACCAAGCCCGATCCGCTGGGCGCCCGCGGCCAGCGCGTAGGCACCGTGACGGCCCGGATCGAGGACGGTATCGTCATCAGTGCAGGTTTCATTGCCACGGACGCCACCGTCGCCTCGCTGTCGGCAGCGGACGACCAGGTCCTCCTGGCGCTCCGACGCGACGGCGTGCCCGTCGAACGCACCCTGTCCTCTGGCACCTACCGCCTGGTCGCCGCCCAGGCGCCTTACGGCGACGTGATAGTCACCGGGCTCCCGCTCGCGGAAAAGCAGAACACCCTGACGTCGCTCGTGTGGACCATCACCATCGTCTCGCTGGGCGGCCTTGTGCTGATCGGCCTTGCCGGGACGGTGCTCATCCGCCGCACCATGAAACCCCTGAAGCAGCTCTCCGAGGTGGCCACCCAGGTGTCTCGCCTGCCGCTGGACGCCGGTGAGGTGGCACTCGCCGTCCGCGTCCCGCCGTCGAACGCCCATCCCGGCACCGAAGTGGGCAGCGTGGGTCACGCCCTGAACCAGATGCTGGACAACGTCTCCAACGCGCTGGAAGCGCGGCAGGAAAGCGAAATGAAGGTGCGGCAGTTCGTGGCGGACGCCTCCCATGAGCTCCGCACTCCGCTCACGGCCATCCGCGGCTACACCGAGCTGATGCGCATGACCGAAAAGTTCACTCCGGACGGGCAGCGGTCCCTGGCACGCGTGCAGAGCCAGTCGGAACGGATGACCGCCCTGGTGGAGGACCTCCTGCTGCTGGCCCGGCTCGACGAGGGCCAGCCGCCCAAGCTCAGCGACGTGGACCTTACGCAGCTCGTGATTGAGACCGTCAGCGACGAAAAAGTCATGGCACCGGACCGGGCGTGGCACCTCGACCTTCCCGAGGAACCTGTGTCGGTCCGGGGCGATGCCTCACAGCTGCACCAGGTCCTCGTCAACCTTCTCTCCAATGCCCGCAAGCACACGCCGCCCGGCACCACGGTGACCACCAGCGTGATCCGGTCGGCGGACGGCAGCGCTGTGATTATGGTCACGGACGACGGCGCCGGCATCCCGCCCGAATTTGTGGACAAGGTCTTCGCGCGCTTCGCCCGCGCAGACGCGTCCCGTGCGACCCCGGCGCAGGCGCCCCTGGCGCCTGCATCCGCGACGGCGAAGGGTTCCTCTACCGGCGGCGCAGGCGCGCAAACGGCCCTCCGTGCCGCGGCTTCGCAGGGGGAATCGGGGGTTGCGCCGGCAGAAGGAACCAGCGGCCTGGGCCTGTCCATCGTGCAGTCCATCGCGGAGGCTCACGGCGGCACGGTGGAGGTCATGTCCCGGCCGGGACGGACTGAATTTGCTGTCCGGCTGCCCATGCAAGGCGCCGCGCCGTCGTCGTGA
- a CDS encoding response regulator transcription factor, whose amino-acid sequence MATSHSMTNNLPQLTHPDGSPIRALVVDDEPSLSELMSMGLRMAGWSVAVAADGPEAVKLAKEFRPDVLVLDVMLPGFDGVELLGRIRAFAPEVPALFLTAKDAVQDRIVGLAAGGDDYVTKPFSMEEVLLRLHRLVQRSGVAAMDSAELVVGDLVLNLDTREVTRAGDELQLTATQFELLRYLMENPKRVVSKAQILDRVWNYDFGGQANIVELYISYLRKKVDAVHPPMIHTVRGAGYVIKPAE is encoded by the coding sequence ATGGCCACTTCGCACTCCATGACCAACAACCTTCCGCAGCTGACCCACCCGGACGGATCCCCCATCCGCGCCCTTGTGGTCGACGACGAGCCGAGCCTCTCAGAACTCATGAGCATGGGCCTGCGCATGGCTGGCTGGTCGGTCGCCGTCGCTGCCGACGGTCCGGAGGCCGTGAAGCTCGCCAAGGAGTTCCGCCCGGACGTGCTGGTGCTTGATGTGATGCTTCCCGGGTTCGACGGCGTCGAGCTCCTGGGCAGGATCCGCGCCTTCGCGCCGGAGGTCCCGGCCCTGTTCCTTACCGCCAAGGACGCGGTACAGGACCGCATCGTGGGCCTCGCCGCGGGCGGCGACGACTACGTCACCAAGCCGTTCAGCATGGAGGAAGTCCTGCTGCGCCTGCACCGGCTGGTCCAGCGCTCCGGCGTCGCCGCCATGGATTCCGCTGAGCTTGTGGTGGGCGACCTCGTCCTGAACCTCGACACACGCGAAGTCACCCGTGCCGGCGACGAGCTGCAGCTGACAGCCACCCAGTTCGAGCTGCTGCGCTACCTCATGGAGAACCCCAAGCGCGTGGTCAGCAAGGCCCAGATCCTGGACCGGGTGTGGAACTACGACTTTGGCGGCCAGGCCAACATCGTCGAACTGTACATCTCATACCTGCGCAAAAAGGTGGATGCCGTGCACCCGCCGATGATTCACACGGTCCGCGGCGCGGGCTACGTCATCAAGCCGGCAGAGTAG
- a CDS encoding winged helix-turn-helix domain-containing protein translates to MSVASGYVHISVRNANKAGQASGLRQGFGARPAFAPGGQVNSVPAAPGYAPQGYNPNSYGQLRAVQADEAAPLTAPTPLVAPAAAAPVRAVPNENVARGFVLYMGIDEETAAAAGTSIAKLAQEIRAYAQSLVTGAESYAAVAVAPASAPGSALDVVRSTFGDPTVNARQRTETARVQPAQDPRPSGVLIDLARREVHLDGESLNLTFKEFELLNYLVENGTRTVGRDELLEGLWRNAEEVPNERTIDVHIRRLRSKLGRLANTVRTVRGQGYRFYEHPEVVVWAAPEYSI, encoded by the coding sequence ATGTCAGTTGCATCCGGATACGTCCACATCTCAGTCCGTAACGCCAACAAAGCAGGCCAGGCGTCGGGCCTGCGGCAGGGATTCGGCGCCCGCCCCGCCTTCGCCCCGGGCGGCCAGGTAAACAGCGTTCCCGCCGCTCCGGGTTACGCGCCCCAGGGCTACAACCCGAACTCGTACGGCCAGCTGCGCGCCGTCCAGGCTGACGAAGCCGCGCCGCTCACCGCGCCAACGCCTCTTGTGGCCCCGGCCGCTGCCGCACCGGTCCGCGCCGTACCCAATGAAAACGTTGCCCGCGGATTCGTCCTGTACATGGGCATTGACGAGGAAACCGCGGCTGCCGCCGGCACCTCGATCGCTAAGCTTGCCCAGGAGATCCGGGCCTACGCCCAGTCGCTTGTAACCGGTGCCGAGAGCTACGCCGCCGTCGCTGTGGCGCCGGCCAGCGCCCCCGGTTCGGCGCTCGACGTCGTCCGTTCCACCTTTGGTGACCCCACCGTCAATGCCCGGCAGCGCACCGAGACCGCCCGCGTGCAGCCGGCCCAGGATCCCCGCCCGTCGGGTGTCCTGATCGACCTTGCCCGCCGCGAGGTGCACCTCGACGGCGAGTCCCTGAACCTGACGTTCAAGGAATTCGAACTGCTCAACTACCTCGTGGAGAACGGCACCCGCACCGTGGGCCGCGACGAACTGCTCGAGGGCCTGTGGCGGAACGCCGAAGAGGTGCCGAACGAGCGCACCATCGACGTCCACATCCGCCGCCTGCGCTCCAAGCTTGGCCGCCTCGCCAACACCGTGCGTACCGTCCGCGGCCAGGGTTACCGCTTCTACGAGCACCCGGAAGTTGTTGTCTGGGCCGCTCCGGAGTACTCGATCTAG
- a CDS encoding SixA phosphatase family protein: MSAHHKKRLVLMRHAKADWPGGVADHERPLEERGHREAPLAGKWLLKHSIVPDFILCSSALRTRQTCTWVCSELGEKAPTPKLEDGLYGASALRMLAVINHVPDTVTTLMVISHMPGVQDLAMHLASRDSNHDAYMDAATRFPTSGLTVLETEKPWAELDGQDAKLTHFKVPRAH; encoded by the coding sequence ATGAGTGCGCACCATAAGAAGCGGCTGGTCCTTATGCGCCACGCCAAAGCCGACTGGCCGGGCGGGGTAGCGGACCACGAGCGTCCCCTGGAGGAGCGTGGCCACCGCGAGGCCCCCCTTGCGGGCAAATGGCTGCTCAAGCACAGCATCGTTCCGGATTTCATCCTGTGCTCCAGTGCTCTGCGAACTCGGCAGACGTGCACTTGGGTGTGCAGTGAACTCGGTGAGAAGGCTCCGACGCCGAAACTTGAGGACGGACTCTACGGCGCCTCCGCGCTGCGCATGCTTGCGGTCATCAACCATGTGCCGGACACCGTGACCACGCTGATGGTGATCTCCCACATGCCCGGCGTGCAGGACCTGGCCATGCACCTGGCCTCGCGGGATTCCAATCACGACGCCTACATGGATGCCGCAACGCGATTTCCCACGAGCGGGCTGACCGTGCTGGAGACAGAGAAGCCCTGGGCGGAACTGGATGGCCAGGATGCCAAGCTCACGCACTTCAAGGTTCCCCGCGCACACTAG
- a CDS encoding TetR/AcrR family transcriptional regulator — MSTLEADQEPVAPRKLRPGRTNATKQKLFEASMDLIGERGASGVTVDEIAAAAGVSKGTVYYNFGSKSDLIAQLLRHGVDILEARLLSVRGGTADPLAGMEAMIGQAMDFMAEYPSFARLWVGEQWRTPSEWQDTFAELRTRLLQVIGTAIESVAAQYPVDATISRGSLEAAVFGACFVVGLDRQTYNPERSRDQSVAAIMTIMRGYVLKGPDPQG, encoded by the coding sequence ATGAGCACGCTGGAGGCGGACCAGGAACCCGTTGCACCGAGGAAGCTCCGCCCCGGCCGGACCAATGCGACGAAGCAGAAGCTGTTCGAGGCATCCATGGACCTGATCGGGGAACGCGGCGCGTCTGGTGTGACGGTGGACGAGATCGCCGCTGCGGCCGGCGTGTCCAAGGGGACCGTCTACTACAACTTCGGCAGCAAGTCCGACCTGATCGCCCAGCTCCTGCGGCATGGCGTCGACATCCTCGAAGCCAGGCTGCTCAGCGTGAGGGGCGGGACGGCGGACCCGCTGGCCGGCATGGAGGCGATGATCGGCCAGGCCATGGATTTCATGGCCGAGTATCCGTCCTTCGCCAGGCTGTGGGTGGGCGAACAGTGGCGTACGCCGAGCGAATGGCAGGACACTTTCGCCGAGCTCCGGACCCGGCTGCTGCAGGTGATCGGCACGGCCATCGAAAGCGTTGCTGCACAGTACCCGGTGGACGCCACCATTTCGCGGGGAAGCCTGGAGGCGGCCGTGTTTGGCGCCTGCTTTGTGGTGGGGCTGGACCGCCAGACGTACAACCCGGAACGAAGCCGTGACCAAAGCGTTGCAGCCATCATGACAATCATGCGCGGCTACGTGCTGAAGGGGCCCGATCCTCAGGGATGA
- a CDS encoding YhgE/Pip family protein yields the protein MTVLRLARSELKRMTGGLLPKLTILALTLVPLLYGAVYLYANWNPYGNLDRIDAALVVEDTGAANGNGTRLEAGQKVADSLLDGHVFNWQTVPSAAEADQGVSDGKYAFALRIPKDFSANLASPGSFDSATQAMLNVTTNDANNYLLSTIVDKLTAAVHASVAKEVGAETANQLLTGFGTIHTQMVKAADGATQLADGVTRLHDGTVTLHEGTGKLETGAADLYDGQIRLRDGANELSEGAGQLSGGLAELRDRTAGLPADSQRLADGAAQVAAGNAALNSKAQDAVGQLEAAENGLRGRLQESNSKLVAAGVLTQEQADKVLAEVDSAAASGPVSDAKAKIQADAAQIQQLSDGSAAVSAGAARLAAAAPALTGGISTASAGADRLAAGAATLASGEQTAVDGSAALTAGAQKLDDGAEQLESGAGTAAAGAGKLADGLAQGAGKVPHPDDSQKSSLSAVMSDPVAVSNVSQAKAGSYGAGLAPFFMTLALWIGIFMLVQAMRPITQRALASNAPAWKIAVGGWLPFLAVSAVQASLLTVVVNVGLGLHPAHPWLMWLFLLAAAMAFSAIIQGVVALLGSPGKLVVLILLVLQLVSSGGTFPWQTTPEPLHAVHRVLPMGYVVDGMRHLVYGADLSLIPATVVGLFGYTLLGMALSTLAVRKNKFWTLKTLKPEIAV from the coding sequence GTGACTGTCCTGCGGCTGGCGCGATCCGAACTCAAGCGCATGACCGGCGGGCTGCTGCCCAAGCTGACCATTCTGGCCCTGACCCTGGTGCCGCTGCTCTACGGCGCGGTGTACCTCTACGCCAACTGGAATCCGTACGGCAACCTCGACCGGATCGACGCCGCGCTCGTGGTCGAGGACACCGGGGCGGCCAACGGCAATGGAACGCGGCTGGAGGCCGGACAGAAGGTGGCGGACAGCCTCCTCGACGGGCACGTGTTCAACTGGCAGACGGTCCCGTCTGCTGCGGAGGCGGACCAGGGCGTCAGCGACGGAAAGTATGCCTTCGCCCTCAGGATCCCCAAGGACTTCTCTGCCAACCTCGCCTCGCCGGGCAGCTTCGATTCGGCTACCCAGGCCATGCTTAACGTCACCACCAACGACGCCAACAACTACCTGCTGAGCACCATCGTGGACAAGCTGACCGCTGCCGTCCATGCGTCGGTGGCCAAGGAGGTCGGCGCGGAGACGGCCAACCAGCTTCTCACCGGGTTCGGCACCATCCACACGCAAATGGTGAAGGCGGCCGACGGCGCTACCCAGCTGGCGGACGGCGTCACCCGGCTGCACGACGGTACGGTCACCCTGCATGAGGGAACGGGGAAGCTGGAAACCGGGGCCGCCGACCTTTACGACGGCCAGATCAGGCTCCGTGACGGGGCCAACGAGCTCTCGGAGGGTGCCGGGCAGCTGAGCGGAGGGCTGGCGGAGCTGCGGGACAGGACGGCCGGGCTTCCGGCGGACTCGCAGCGCCTCGCTGACGGTGCCGCGCAGGTTGCGGCAGGAAACGCGGCGCTGAACAGCAAGGCGCAGGACGCCGTCGGGCAGCTCGAGGCAGCAGAAAATGGCCTCCGCGGCCGGCTGCAGGAGTCCAACAGCAAGCTGGTGGCCGCCGGCGTCCTTACCCAGGAACAGGCGGACAAGGTGCTCGCGGAAGTCGATTCCGCGGCTGCCTCCGGCCCGGTCAGTGACGCCAAGGCGAAGATCCAGGCGGACGCCGCACAGATCCAGCAGCTTTCCGACGGATCGGCTGCGGTCAGCGCCGGCGCGGCCCGGCTGGCCGCCGCCGCCCCCGCACTGACCGGTGGCATCTCGACGGCGTCTGCCGGGGCAGACCGGCTGGCGGCCGGAGCCGCAACGCTGGCTTCCGGTGAGCAGACGGCGGTGGACGGTTCCGCCGCCCTCACCGCGGGTGCCCAAAAGCTCGACGACGGTGCGGAGCAACTGGAGAGCGGAGCGGGCACCGCCGCGGCCGGAGCCGGGAAACTGGCTGACGGGCTGGCCCAGGGCGCCGGCAAGGTTCCCCACCCCGATGACTCGCAGAAGAGCAGCCTCTCGGCCGTGATGTCCGACCCCGTGGCCGTCAGCAATGTCTCGCAGGCAAAGGCCGGCTCCTACGGTGCAGGACTGGCCCCCTTCTTTATGACCCTGGCCCTGTGGATCGGCATCTTCATGCTGGTCCAGGCCATGCGGCCCATCACCCAGCGCGCCCTGGCCTCCAACGCGCCGGCCTGGAAGATCGCCGTCGGGGGCTGGCTTCCGTTCCTGGCGGTGTCTGCCGTGCAGGCCAGCCTGCTCACGGTCGTCGTCAACGTGGGCCTTGGACTGCATCCTGCCCATCCGTGGCTGATGTGGCTGTTCCTGCTGGCAGCCGCCATGGCGTTCAGCGCCATCATCCAGGGCGTGGTGGCGCTGCTCGGTTCGCCGGGGAAGCTGGTGGTGCTCATCCTGCTCGTGCTGCAGCTCGTCTCCTCGGGCGGCACCTTCCCGTGGCAGACCACGCCCGAGCCGCTGCACGCCGTCCACCGGGTCCTGCCCATGGGTTACGTCGTGGACGGCATGCGGCACCTGGTCTACGGGGCGGACCTGTCCCTGATCCCGGCCACCGTGGTGGGGCTGTTTGGCTACACTTTGCTGGGGATGGCACTTTCGACGCTGGCCGTCCGCAAGAACAAGTTCTGGACCCTTAAGACCCTGAAACCGGAGATCGCCGTATGA